One window of Cuculus canorus isolate bCucCan1 chromosome 10, bCucCan1.pri, whole genome shotgun sequence genomic DNA carries:
- the TMEM185A gene encoding transmembrane protein 185A isoform X1 produces MNLRGLFQDFNPSKFLIYACLLLFSVLLSLRLDDKIQWSYWAVFAPIWLWKLMVIVGASVGTGVWARHPQYRAEGETCVEFKAMLIAVGIHLLLLMFEVLVCDRIERGTHFWLLVFMPLFFVSPVSVAACVWGFRHDRSLELEILCSVNILQFIFIALRLDEIIRWPWLVVCVPLWILMSFLCLVVLYYIVWSVLFLRSMDVIAEQRRTHITMAVSWMTIVVPLLTFEILLVHRLDGHNSFSFIPIFVPLWLSLITLMATTFGQKGGNHWWFGIRKDFCQFLLEIFPFLREYGNISYDLHHEDNEETEETPLPEPPKIAPMFRKKTGVVITQSPGKYVIPPPKLNIDMPD; encoded by the exons ATGAACCTGCGCGGCTTGTTCCAGGACTTCAACCCCAG caaatttcttatttatgcctgcctgctgcttttttctgtgttgctctCTCTACGTCTGGATGACAAAATTCAATGGAGTTACTGGGCGGTGTTTGCTCCCATATGGCTATGGAAGTTAATGGTGATTGTCGGTGCCTCAGTGGGAACAGGAGTATGGGCCCGACACCCGCAGTATCG AGCAGAAGGAGAAACCTGTGTGGAGTTCAAAGCTATGTTAATTGCAGTTGGCAtccacctgctgctgctgatgttTGAAGTTCTGGTGTGTGACAGGATCGAAAGAGGAACCCATTTCTGGCTTCTGGTCTTCATGCCTTTATTCTTTGTATCTCCAGTGTCAGTCGCAGCCTGTGTGTGGGGGTTCCGACATGACCGGTCTCTGGAG ctgGAAATTTTGTGTTCAGTCAATATTCTACAGTTCATATTTATTGCACTCAGATTAGATGAGATCATCAGATGGCCATGGCTT gttgTTTGTGTTCCACTGTGGATCTTGATGTCCTTTCTGTGTCTAGTAGTGCTCTATTACATTGTATGGTCTGTTCTATTCTTGCGCTCGATGGATGTGATTGCTGAGCAAAGGAGGACCCACATAACAATGGCTGTCAGCTGGATGACAATTGTAGTTCCACTGCTCACATTTGAG aTCTTGCTAGTACACAGGCTGGATGGgcataattctttttcttttataccCATATTTGTTCCTCTCTGGCTTTCACTGATAACTTTAATGGCAACAACATTTggacagaaaggaggaaatcaCT ggtggTTTGGAATTCGCAAAGACTTTTGCCAGTTCTTGCTGGAAATTTTCCCATTCTTACGAGAATATGGAAACATTTCTTACGATCTTCATCATGAAGATAatgaggaaacagaagaaacaccACTGCCTGAACCACCAAAAATTGCACCAATGTTTCGGAAAAAGACTGGGGTAGTCATTACACAGAGTCCTGGAAAATACGTAATTCCACCTCCCAAATTAAACATTGATATGCCAGATTAA
- the TMEM185A gene encoding transmembrane protein 185A isoform X2, with amino-acid sequence MLHLCSKFLIYACLLLFSVLLSLRLDDKIQWSYWAVFAPIWLWKLMVIVGASVGTGVWARHPQYRAEGETCVEFKAMLIAVGIHLLLLMFEVLVCDRIERGTHFWLLVFMPLFFVSPVSVAACVWGFRHDRSLELEILCSVNILQFIFIALRLDEIIRWPWLVVCVPLWILMSFLCLVVLYYIVWSVLFLRSMDVIAEQRRTHITMAVSWMTIVVPLLTFEILLVHRLDGHNSFSFIPIFVPLWLSLITLMATTFGQKGGNHWWFGIRKDFCQFLLEIFPFLREYGNISYDLHHEDNEETEETPLPEPPKIAPMFRKKTGVVITQSPGKYVIPPPKLNIDMPD; translated from the exons ATGTTGCACTTGTGCAG caaatttcttatttatgcctgcctgctgcttttttctgtgttgctctCTCTACGTCTGGATGACAAAATTCAATGGAGTTACTGGGCGGTGTTTGCTCCCATATGGCTATGGAAGTTAATGGTGATTGTCGGTGCCTCAGTGGGAACAGGAGTATGGGCCCGACACCCGCAGTATCG AGCAGAAGGAGAAACCTGTGTGGAGTTCAAAGCTATGTTAATTGCAGTTGGCAtccacctgctgctgctgatgttTGAAGTTCTGGTGTGTGACAGGATCGAAAGAGGAACCCATTTCTGGCTTCTGGTCTTCATGCCTTTATTCTTTGTATCTCCAGTGTCAGTCGCAGCCTGTGTGTGGGGGTTCCGACATGACCGGTCTCTGGAG ctgGAAATTTTGTGTTCAGTCAATATTCTACAGTTCATATTTATTGCACTCAGATTAGATGAGATCATCAGATGGCCATGGCTT gttgTTTGTGTTCCACTGTGGATCTTGATGTCCTTTCTGTGTCTAGTAGTGCTCTATTACATTGTATGGTCTGTTCTATTCTTGCGCTCGATGGATGTGATTGCTGAGCAAAGGAGGACCCACATAACAATGGCTGTCAGCTGGATGACAATTGTAGTTCCACTGCTCACATTTGAG aTCTTGCTAGTACACAGGCTGGATGGgcataattctttttcttttataccCATATTTGTTCCTCTCTGGCTTTCACTGATAACTTTAATGGCAACAACATTTggacagaaaggaggaaatcaCT ggtggTTTGGAATTCGCAAAGACTTTTGCCAGTTCTTGCTGGAAATTTTCCCATTCTTACGAGAATATGGAAACATTTCTTACGATCTTCATCATGAAGATAatgaggaaacagaagaaacaccACTGCCTGAACCACCAAAAATTGCACCAATGTTTCGGAAAAAGACTGGGGTAGTCATTACACAGAGTCCTGGAAAATACGTAATTCCACCTCCCAAATTAAACATTGATATGCCAGATTAA
- the LOC104063089 gene encoding protein EOLA1-like — MRLGCLSFRQPYAGLVLNGIKSLETRWRPWLAGYESRTLAVHIAVTDWQDETWRTILLERLGVTEERLRELLEEGERFGRGVIAGLIDIGETILFPENLPPEKILEMENKAVLSNLEQKYLTVVSNPRWLLEPIPARGRRGVWQVDIPEELIPSRV, encoded by the exons ATGCGGCTGGGCTGCCTCTCGTTCCGGCAGCCGTACGCGGGGCTGGTGCTGAACGGCATCAAGAGCCTGGAGACGAGGTGGCGGCCCTGGCTCGCGGGCTACGAGAGCCGCACCCTCGCCGTGCACATCGCCGTCACGGACTGGCAGGACGAAACGTGGAGAACGATCCTGCTGGAGCGGCTCGGTGTGACCGAGGAACGGCTgcgggagctgctggaggaaggcGAGAGGTTTGGCAGAGGAGTTATTGCAG GATTAATTGACATTGGAGAGACAATACTATTTCCAGAAAACTTGCCTCCTGAAAAGATTCTGGagatggaaaacaaagctgttctCAGTAATCTGGAACAAAAATACTTGACTGTTGTTTCAAATCCAAGATGGCTCCTGGAACCAATTCCTGCCAGAGGGAGAAGAGGTGTGTGGCAGGTGGACATCCCTGAAGAACTGATCCCTTCCAGAGTGTAG